The following proteins are co-located in the Flammeovirga kamogawensis genome:
- a CDS encoding GNAT family N-acetyltransferase has translation MGKEFIIKRYTDDDKERWNNFNERCVQQHFFFNRNYMDYHKDRFSDFSLIIEDVNKNILALFPANRAGNTIYSHQGLTFGGLLYLPRTFVQKIIDILSAIEAFYSSFQIEKIIYKAIPHIYKLEQAEEDLYALFKNGWKLRRRDFSSLIVSSKKWVPDRSRIKNNKIAINNRIEVKYSTDLFSFWCLLSSNLESRHGVKPTHSLGEIKLLVDLFPDNIKLIGAFIGDEMLAGAVIFFTDEVLKIQYSVNSVRGREVKALDALFIELIKLNQKIFLDFGHSCEEEGNLLNEGLARFKYNFNAEGLVFDTYEKSL, from the coding sequence TTGGGGAAAGAATTTATCATAAAACGTTATACTGATGACGATAAAGAGCGTTGGAATAATTTTAACGAAAGATGTGTTCAACAACATTTTTTCTTTAATCGGAATTATATGGATTATCATAAAGATAGATTTTCTGATTTCAGTTTAATTATTGAAGATGTAAATAAAAATATATTGGCTCTTTTTCCTGCTAACAGGGCAGGAAATACAATTTATTCACATCAAGGATTAACTTTTGGAGGTTTACTTTATTTACCTCGAACATTTGTACAAAAGATAATTGATATTCTTTCAGCAATAGAAGCGTTTTATAGTTCTTTCCAGATCGAAAAAATTATATATAAAGCTATTCCGCATATTTATAAATTAGAACAGGCTGAAGAAGACTTGTATGCTTTGTTTAAAAATGGATGGAAATTAAGAAGAAGAGATTTTAGTTCATTAATTGTTTCTAGTAAAAAGTGGGTACCAGACCGTTCAAGAATTAAAAACAATAAAATTGCTATAAACAATAGGATTGAGGTTAAGTACTCTACAGATTTATTTAGCTTTTGGTGTTTACTTTCCTCCAATTTAGAATCAAGGCATGGAGTCAAGCCTACACATTCATTAGGAGAAATTAAATTGTTAGTTGATCTATTTCCAGATAATATTAAATTAATAGGAGCTTTCATAGGTGATGAAATGTTGGCCGGTGCTGTTATTTTTTTTACAGATGAGGTATTGAAAATACAATACTCTGTTAACTCCGTAAGAGGGCGGGAGGTAAAAGCATTAGATGCACTTTTTATTGAACTAATTAAACTTAATCAGAAAATATTTTTAGATTTTGGACACTCATGTGAAGAAGAGGGGAACCTACTTAATGAAGGTTTAGCAAGGTTTAAATATAATTTTAATGCAGAAGGTCTTGTCTTTGACACCTATGAAAAATCTCTTTAG
- a CDS encoding DUF2480 family protein, whose protein sequence is MDEIVNKVAQSALISFDLEDLKRTEERVLLDIKDQLFQGLVLREKDFRGFIKEHDWKRYQNVHVAITCSVDAIVPTWAYMLITTRLEKYATTIVFGNLERLEQKLFENSIRELEVDRFKDKPVVIKGCSEDVPVSAYVDITERLRPVVKSIMYGEPCSTVPIYKQPRKK, encoded by the coding sequence ATGGACGAAATAGTTAATAAAGTAGCACAGAGTGCTTTAATTTCTTTTGATCTAGAAGATTTAAAAAGAACTGAAGAACGAGTGCTTTTAGATATAAAAGATCAACTCTTTCAGGGGTTGGTACTTAGAGAAAAAGATTTTAGAGGCTTTATCAAAGAACATGATTGGAAACGATATCAAAATGTACATGTAGCCATTACTTGTTCAGTTGATGCAATTGTACCAACATGGGCATATATGCTTATAACCACTCGTTTAGAGAAATATGCAACCACAATAGTTTTTGGCAACTTAGAAAGATTAGAACAAAAACTATTTGAAAATTCTATTCGAGAATTAGAAGTTGATCGATTTAAAGATAAGCCTGTAGTAATTAAGGGTTGTAGTGAAGATGTTCCTGTATCTGCTTATGTTGACATTACTGAGCGCTTGAGGCCTGTTGTAAAGTCGATTATGTATGGAGAACCTTGTAGCACAGTGCCTATCTATAAGCAACCACGTAAAAAATAA